The sequence AGAATTGGGAGGACATAttgcaaacattaaaaaaaaactatgcaCATTTTCAGCATATATAGTTGTAATCAGTACCTCCTTGCAACTACAAACAAACCCTCTGGACTCCTGGGTATGTAAACGGGAAGAAAACTTGAGGAGCTGAGAGCTCTTTCAACTAGATGTGGCATACTTTTAGCTTTGGGCTCCAGGATGTGATCCAGGGTTTGCACAGCTTAACAAGGCACTAATCATATTCAGATTCTTCCAGCAGGAAAAGTCCAGTATCTATTTTTAGCCAATGTTATTATGAGCTTTATTAATGCATAATTTACAAGCAGCACAACATTACAAGACTGGCTGCAATGCATCAGGCACTGTTATGATGCACCTACCATTCACTTTAATGGGTTACACAGACAGCTCCGTGTCATGTATGAAGATTCTGCATCCACTGGCTGTGAGCCAAGCTCTACATGGTATAATACACTGACCCCACTTTCCTATTGATTTTTTAGAACTCTTTGGTCCTTCACTAGTAGAGAGGCCATATTGTGACCCTGTTGCCAGGGGAGGAAATGTTGCACCCAAGTACATGGCACCCTCCTTCAGCAAAATTGTGACAGCTAGGAAGGTTGGAGGCAACACAAGTCTCCAAATGTCCCAGTGATTGTGTGCAAAGTGCAAGATCATCCTTCCTTTTGCAGCATGCAAAAGCTTTTGAGGAGATGTCAGGACAGTGAGACTACCTAGTCCTCATTACCATTACAAGGTGAAAAGGTCTATTGGTCTCTTGCCCAGGCACTAACCCAGTGTCCCAATCACTTCAGTACAGAAAGAATGAAGTGCGTCAAGTAGCCTCTGCTTTAGATGGAGCTTTCGGGCATCAGACCCTGTGCAGCAGCTTTCCACAGAAGATCCATTTGATCAAAGGGATTGTCCTTAGTAGCTCATTTGTTCAGAAATCTACAAGAACAGTGAGGGCTATTCTTGAAACAGAACAGACGTGTAATAAAGCAGTCATCCACAAGAATAAAGAGTCTAGAAACTGTCATACTTATTAGTAGATTTAAGAGAACAACATGCAAATTCACTATTTTAAGGTCTTTAATTCTTCAGCAAAAGAGAAACGACCAACATCCCAATCAGCAGCTGTCTTTTTCTTGTGACTATTGCTTTGGAAAGAAGAGTGGCCTCACATTCTTTCTGTTGGGTATACATACTTTAAGAATAACAGATGCTTTAAAAACTGGGTTGCAATGTATGGCTGTGGATATTAGCTGACTTCAATTCACAAGTCCTTAAATAATAATGATGTACATTGGGATGATAGAAATGCTGTCAAACTAGTAGCTTCTTTATAATCCTTGAGAttgtcaataaaataaaatatttttttaacatttctgcTACTTTGCAGAGTAGTATcacatctttttgttgttgttacctaCTCATGCATGCCAcgccacacacaaaaatccatacCAAAATTAGGCTACAGTCTAACTATCAGTTGAAACCATCTTTGTGCTAAGACAATATTTTCTCAGAATCCAAAACTACTGTAAACAGGCTTAAACTTTGGATtactcaaagaaaaaaaaagtcattaTCCACACATTGATAATAAAGATCTTTGTCTACAATCACTATTTTGTTTAAACCATCAGTGCACAAGGATGTCATATGAAAAAACAGGCACCACAAATTCACTGCACTGCTGCTCGGCCACCAGGCTTCACAATCCAGTGCCATCTGCACAGCCAAGAGCTACACCCCAGTCCGGCACTTGGGAAAGATGGGCCCAGTCAGATCAGCAAGCCTCCTCTTTCTcactgaaaaggaaaggaaatatagTTGAGGTAAAACAGCTACTGTGTATCTACCTAAGGGAGGTTTCCATAGATATTCTAAACACTTAAATACAACACCtgccacagaagaagaagaaagtagTTTGGGGTATATGATCTGTGAAAAATAAGCCATCTAATCTCACAAAATCAATCTAAACCAGGATGGCACTTTTAAAAGAGGACTTCAGGCAAGGCCTTATCTACACTAAAAACTTAACATTGGTTTTAGACGactgtcatggctttctccactgctaaagaatcctaggaatctTAATTTGGTGATGTGATGAGTATTCTGTTTGATAACTCACCACTACCCCTTCCCAAGATTCCAGGAATGACTCTTAAACCATTTTAACAGTGTGATCCCatacatgttcactcagaagtaatccctatcgacttcaatgggacttgttCCTGGTTAGgtttgtgtaggattgcagccaaacgcTTTGGTGGGGATATGCCTGAACTGTTTTGGCTCCCAGCCAAGAAACCTTAGGAACTTGTTCTATTCTGTGAAAGGGCCAGAGGTTAGTCTCAGGTCACACACAGAGCAATTCCTGGATTCTTTGCAAGAAAGCCTTTCTAGTTAAACTAGGTGCTACTGAATGCAAAAGGCACAGAAGATAGTTATTTTGTTCTGAAAGTGTAACAAGATAGTAggaatttattttgttgcataaaTGCCTAAATCTGTGCAACTGCATCATTTAGAGACTTGTAGGTCTTCACTTGAACAGAAACATCAGCCACGCATACACTGCAGAGCTCTCAAAGCAGCTGTCTGAAAAATACATGTTGAGTTTTGTGTCTGGATTTCTCTGACAAAAAATGAGCACTTGCCTGTCAGCAACATGACAGGAATTGGGGTCTGATACAGAAATGAAGACAAAAATGAAGGCAGCCCTTTCATAGGAGCAGCAGCAGTCCCCTTGTTGCCTAGATTGGTGAGCAAGCCTGACCTGGAAGCTTTTAtttgcagggtgggggtggggaagagagtcaGGAAATATCACATGACCTGCTCTGGACTACCAGCATTGAGAGACTTTCTTGTTGTTGGCTGGCCTAGTGTCCCTGCACATCCACGCTGGCGCCAAATCTAAGTGGTAGTTCACAGAATAAACTCTCACTTGAAATCGTTCAAGTCTTAAGTTCAGGTCCTGCTGCAGGTTCAAGCCTTGATACTCCAGGGTACTTGCATCTTAAGGCAACAATACAGAATTGTAACATCAGAAACTGGCTCCAAGTTGTGTTAGTGAAGCTGTATGGGCTTGAAAAGCAGCTTCAATATATCTAAGGCAGGGTAAGGGTGACAGATTTCCAAAGCATGATGGAGCTATCGTTGTCTATGGCATACGTGCACATTCTCTCTCCTCATCCCATCAGCCTttgatacaataaataaaattaaaaaggagaCAGTCAACCATAGAACTTCTACTCAGAGGCTCAAATGGGCCACTCGTAGTAGTAAACACATCTGCAGTGATACTGGAGAGGGGATTATTTGCACGTTATTTTTGGGAAGGGTGTCATATTTCCCATTGTCCTGCTGTGGGGACTGCAGACATTGATTGTCTGGGAATGCCTTTATTCAGTCCTGAACATTTGCTGCTTCTTTTCAAAAAAAGGCATAAACCTCTCTCACCTCActaatctctttaaaaaaaaacctacacAAGTTCTTACCACCTGAAATCATATGCTACCTTTTCTTGATGTACTATCTATTAAATTAATGTTCTTGCAAAAGTGTTCACTTTTAGTCATTCAGATGAGTAAGATAAATAAGCAAACCAGGGTGGAGGAGGACAGCaagaaaaggatgaaagagaacaGGTCACAATCATATCACAATGAAGGCAAGaggtcttcccccacccccaccctggcaGCTGACACTATTTAGATACCCGTAGCAAAGCCTAGAACAGAAGCTGGAAGAGACAGTAAAACCAAGTAGAACAGGAGAAAGGCACTGCTTGCTGAAGCCCAGGAGGAAAAAAAGTAATTGCCAAGAAGAAGGAGTCAGGGGAGGGAATCTATACTTATACATCTTCCAGTTCCGGGGCTGAGGTGTTATGCCAGGGGCCATCAAATCGACGTATATGAGCTGCAAATAAGAACTGAGTCAGATCTCTTGCACAGCTCTTGCAGCCAAGGAGGCAAGCTCTGAGCAGTTCCCAGCCAAACTGACAACTGCTCTTTTCACAAACAATGGACTCTGAACCTGTGATTAATGACAGTGTTGTTCCCTATATAAGTTGGAATGTTCATGCAATTGCATCAACTTACTCAATGTTAACAGTGGTGTCATCAACAACAGTGCAATGTAATATAGATATTGTAATAGACCTTTTAGATGGTTTGATCAACCACAATCATTGCTGAGGCTCTTTAAGCTAATATTCAGCTCCAAGACATCCCACTGTTCATAGGACAGAGACAGAGAAGGCCATGTACGCTTTGTGTATGAATTGCCTATGTTTTAGGTgtgcaggttcaattcctggcatcttccATCAACAGGAATTCAGACAGCCAAGAAAGGTTTctgcctgagatcttggagagcAGCTCCTAATCAAAGTAAACAATATTAgggcagatggaccaatggtctgcctaaAAACATGGCAACTTTATACGCCCAATGTTCAGAGTTTTCTGTGAATACTTTTGACAACATTGCCCTCCACCGAAACAGCTGATTGCAAAAATCAAAATGGGTTTTAatgataattattttatgtatatttgctTTCCAATaattttgtggattttagctgcATTTTATCTACAGTGTTattctgtacaccacttagagagccCCTTACGTGgttaaaaaattaacaaaacaaaacaaaatggagaATACATGTCCTTGATCGCTCACTCTTGATCCCTCATGCCTCAGGCTTATATATCCACCCTCCTTTTGAAGTGCTGACCCCTGTCATAAATGTGGGGGGAAATGCAAGGCCCCCAAAAGCAAACCATCAACCCCCCAACCCCAAAACACCAGCCTAAAATATTGGATTAAGAAAACCACCCCAAATAAAGCAAACTGCAAAAGATCCAAGGAAAGCAACCTCTTCTGTCTGCTGAAGAGACAATACACAAGCACTCCACTGGCAGGAGGGCAGGGAAGGAATTCATGCCACCTCTAGGAACATTGTTTCCATGGATGCAAGAAAATAAGACAGAGACACAATCAATTGGAGAACCTAACTTACCAAGGTCATTGTTGTTCATCATGGCATCGGATGCACGAAGCCTGGGGCCTTGCTGAGTGAAATGATACCCAAACTTCAAGAGAGATGTATTTTTTTCTAACATACTTGCAATCTCCATTTCCACCTTATTGCCCAGGAGCTGGCtctttattaaaagaaaacaaaaaggaatagGCACATGGACCTTTCAGTTTTTACTTCTCTATTCACTGGATCACGACTTTATACAGTATTTAAACTTTttcacacattcacacaacaaactTGGATTTGCCACTCAGTATATATTCAGCAGACAGAGCGTATCTATATGATATTGTATGATGCACATTTATCACCTTCAAATTTTTATAAGTCTAtgttaaaaaaaaggaatttaGGAGTAAGTCCTTAGATTTATGCAGGACCATGTTGAAAGTTCTTAGGCAAGTATTTTCCACTTAGAATGGTTTGTTTTGCAGGTGAGGACAAACGTTTTGTGAAAGCCTCCCTGTGATCACCTTTTTCACCTTTAATCCTTGATTATAGTTGGTTTGCTGCTTAGtcctgtatttttcttttttcttcactACATGGCAGTAGAATGAGGGCAGGAAACATCCTTCTTTCTGTATGCAGATCAGGCCGGGTAGAAGACATTCTGCACCATATCCTGTATTGCCCATTTATACAATTCACCTATGGACAGATTCTTCTATTCATTCCAGAATTTTTTAGGTCAGCCAGATGATTTCAAAATTATATGGCTGCGTGCTGATGTGGACAAGTTTGTTACTTGTCATCTGAAAACAAGGACTGATAAGGATTTTTATGTTACCTGGTTGTCAATTTTGAGTTCAATCAGCGTCGTGTTGTCCTGCAGTGCTTCTATCAGGGCTAGGATTCCTGATCCAGAAATGAAGTTTGATTCCACATTTAAACTCTTCAATACGCCATTGACTTTTAACATTCCTGCCAGTGCCTTCCATCAGAAGATGAATGGATGGAGAtaagtgtgtatttatttatttatcatcatcatttttattaattaattaacaaaagcAGTAAAGGATCATCTCTAGCAATTGGAATACTTATTCTATTGTCAAAAgaacaaaatatttttgttgtatcTCACAAAAGTGACATCTAATCGTATATTCTCTTTCTAGGAGCAGTCAGCAGGATGCCCAAGGAGGCACTCAAGCAGGGTCTGCCCCAGTATTTGGTAATCTGAGATATACTACACATGAAAATGGAGGTTCAGCCCTGGGAAGGTGATCTAGATACCAACCCAGAGGATGCTATGTTAATTATATACATCATTAACTCATGGGAATTCACTGCGATAAGATGTAATGATAAAATTAGTGGCTTTATAAGGCAATGaaaaattattgtttttaattaaagtATCTTACTACATATCATACATATCATCAGTGGTGGTAGGTCcccattgggactgatggggcaggagtcagggagcccaacagtaggtagaggcagagccaagtaattctggttttgtccccatcttcctctctgctgagttctacaaaggcaacacagaGTGAGGAAGAAGGTGACAGCCTGGGCCACTCCCGAGACTAGTTGCAAATAAGGAGGTAGGTtgatgagggctggctgagggctgaCTGAGCATggtggggctgtgccacacttGTCCTAatagatcagcctccactgcatatTATAATGCACTTTATACATGATTTGAACAGATGTTCAAATCTAAATGCATagattaaaaaatacaaacacagaGATGCTAATTCAATGAGGGTATTTATGAATTTATTTAACCTGGTTAATGATACAATATTATAGAATAATACGAAATTGTGTCATACTATGTAATTTACAGCCATTAGTCCTACTTTTTCCCCTAATTACTAGAAACTAGATGCTAAGTTCATGGCAAAACATGTTGAATAACTGCATGGCTGCAAAATGGCTAGAGTTACCAGAGAGGTTCTATACAGTCTGGGGGCAGTTGGGGGTATGAGAATACCACTCCTAAAATTCTATTTTGAGGTATTTCAGCTGAGGCACTTATGTTCCTTAATTCATTATGAAGTAGATTGGTCATGGGTAGGCACAGAGTTAATGAATCAGTCTTACAGGGCATTGCCTTTTCTCCCTAAAGATTTGAGATCAAAAGAAATACATAATCCTTTTCTGAGATTGACCATTTCAATCTGGAAGTCTTGGTTTAAGAAGCTCTCACCTCTGATCTCCGCATTATTACCCCTTGCTTATCATCCCTCACTGGCTCAGACAAGAAATGCGTTCAAACTAGACTCCTGGGAAAAGGCAAATCTTTACTGCCTATAGGACTTTTATGAGCATAACTTACCTGTTACTGGTGATAAACTAAAGGAACATCTTACAGGGGTGAAGTGGAATTTGTTTCATCGTTATCAACTAGCATACTTTCTATTAAATCCAGAAATTGGTCAGGCAACAAGGGATCTTCTATCATTTGAGAGATTAATATTAGATGTgcagtacaattaaaaaaacaaattggtcTCTAGAATTTATAAATTATTGTTAGCATCTTCCATGGGATCCATGTTGGGGATCAAAAGAATGTGGGACCATGAATTGGGCTTGACCATTGCGGATGAGAAATGGGCTGCTCTGTGGTTAAAAAGACTCTTTCGCTCTGTATTGGCCCAAATAAGAGAAAACTCTATTCAAGTCATCCACAGATTGTACAAGACCCTGGTCAAATTACAAACTGGTCAAATTACAGGCCAGGATTACAAGATGTACAAGTCCAGATTGCTGGAGGTTATGTGGTCATCTTGGAACATTTACATTATGTGGTGGTGCTGCTCTTTAATACAAAGCTTTTAGGTGGCTGTAATCGCTGAAATTGCTTATTATGGAGCAATCCATTATTATGCCACTGGAGCCAGCATTGTTAAATGTGTTTGAAGGTTCTAACCAAGATTGTTGtgtaaattattaattttattactacTGGTAGAAGCATACCTAAAAATCGCTCATAAATGGCGTACATTGGATGGACTCTCCTTAGACTCATGGCTGAGAAGCTAACTGATCAGAAAAGCACAAAGACGAGCCAAGAAAGACACATTTGAACTTATGTGGTTTCCTTCATTCAATTTATTAGTGTCCATGATCTATGGAGCCATCCTCCCAGTACACACGGCCATTTATGGAGATCTACTTTGGGACTATGATTAATCTTTTGTTTGCCAATTTCCAAATGTCTAGCTCTTCTATGATTGGATTTGTCTCTTTCCATGTTTCCTGTCTGTTGTTTTTACTTCTGTAAGTTATATAAAATGTtaacaaaagtatttttttaaaaatatgaaattatTTTTCAGGGTCTTTTGTTTTGGGGGGATTTGCCTTGGGCGGGGATTGCCTCTGTGTTTTATTTGGTTTGCCTGTGACAGTTActgagatttccaaatgtgcccccaaGCCCAAAACAGCCAGGGAACCCCTGCTTAACTCCAATGTTATGATTGCTGCCTTAACCTTATTTCTAGCCATGAAAGAGAGAATCCTTCACCCAAGACTCACATGTTGACACTTCTTCATCTAGCAGGTTATTGTTAAAAGACACAGTCCCATTAAACACTTACCTGAAAAGATTATCTGGGGTAAGCTGTTAGCTACTTACATAAGCGACGGGGTCATTGCTTCTTGTTCCTACTATGCTGAACTTTTTCACATAGGAGTTGTTCTTCAGAGCTTCAGCATAGGCTTTTAAAGTCGATATGGGAATGTCCTTCAAAAGAGAAACACACAACATGTGCTATCTGGTTGGGGCACAACTACATATGCTGAGGAAAAGACAAAGTTTCAAAGCCCGTGCTGCCCTTGAAATGTTGGGGGGCATTTGCATGTAGAACAAAGTTCTTTCACCCTTTTCCCACTTGCTGTTTCTCCCCTGCAACCCCCCCATAGTCATCCCCCCTCTGTGCCCTGGTGGGGCTGTGAAAATGAAAGCGAGCCCAGATGGCCAGTTACAgtatcaggaaaaaaaaatattGGGAGGTAACAGAGGGGAGAGCAAGCTTTATCCTACATTAGATTTTGAAAGAGGAATTGTGGTATATTTCACATTAACACTCCCATTCTAAACATAATTTTACCAAATATTTCCTGTTGATTTTGATGGAGTAAGCCTGTTTAGGGCTTCAGCCTTATTTTAAATTCCAGTTTAAATTATAATTTGGATATGAAAAGtacttttattttttagaaaacaCAGCAGTCCAGCAATGGAGGGAAGGAACTTGCCCCTCTGGCATCACCTATGCAGCTGGGAAGGAAAACCTCCGGAGCATTTTCAGGGAAGAATTGGTGGGTGAGGGAAGGATTAAATGGTCCTTCCTACCAATTCCCCCCTTGTCCTTCCCCACATTCCCCATTAGTGTCATGTCAGCAAAAACAGGTTCAGGAAAAATGTTTATGTACAGGTAAATTGTTGCTCTGTCCCTAATTCCAGTAGTTTTTTTAAGGTTATTAATGATAGCCATAGGTTACATATAACATCTGGTAATAGGCTGCATTTCTTCCTCCCTTATACTGTCAGGTTTCCAGAGTGGTCTATTCAGTCAGGTAACTTTTAGGAGTACAATAAACCAGAAATTAAGAACCAGCATTACAGTAGCTATTTAATTTATTCAATAACCATTTTATTCAGAAACATATGTTAAAAATTGTTGTTCATGTTGATGATAATAATAGTTGCTGCTACAGGTGCAGGGAAACTGAAAATGCAGGGAACCAGATGGCCTAGATATTTCACTGCTGATCACTTAGCTTTACTTGCAGAGAGTATTTAAACCTGGAGAACATAAAAAAAATGTGATAAGTCTATTCTACTGTCCAGTGTAGACCAGGTCTACACTATAGACACAATCCACAGGAATTTCTCCTGTAAAAGCTTCACTGTAATGCTCTTGCACGGGTCACATTCATTTTGCTATTAGATGAAAGGAAGGATTTCATACCTTAATATTATTGAGATTAACTTCTTCAAGGTCTGGATTATTGTTTTTCACTCGTTCTAAAGTTTCTTCTACATCTGTTGAATTTGGTTCATCAGGAACTGGTTTATACTGTGTGGGCTTAATTATACCTGCATGAAAAAAGGGCAGTGTGATAGGGTGGCCAGGAAAATAAAGGCCTTCAGTGGTCCCTTCCTCTGACCAGTTACTCTAGTGGAGCAGTgactaaggagctgatgcccaaCTCTTAGGACTCTTCAGCTCCTGATCCCTGGTAATCATACTGGTTCTGCCAGTTTTCATTTCATACGGGGAGTAAAAGGGGAAATTTGATACTGGATCCGCACAGATATGACATAGGATCGGCTGTAGTACATAACCAAATGTTGTTATATTGAGCTTATGCTCAAAGCAAGCCTCACAAAATGACAAAAACATATTAATTGTTGTAGGAAAACAAGTTTCTCAATTCTGTC is a genomic window of Rhineura floridana isolate rRhiFlo1 chromosome 1, rRhiFlo1.hap2, whole genome shotgun sequence containing:
- the TMOD1 gene encoding tropomodulin-1 isoform X2 → MSYQQGLEKYRDLDEDQILGALTEEEIKILEGELVDLDPDNALLPAGMRQRDQTKKTPTGPFKRDNLLAHLEKQASETEDREDLVPFTGEKRGKIWVPKQKSIDPVLESVTLEPELEEALANASDAELCDIAAILGMHTLMSNQQYYEALGSTTIVNKEGLDSIIKPTQYKPVPDEPNSTDVEETLERVKNNNPDLEEVNLNNIKDIPISTLKAYAEALKNNSYVKKFSIVGTRSNDPVAYALAGMLKVNGVLKSLNVESNFISGSGILALIEALQDNTTLIELKIDNQSQLLGNKVEMEIASMLEKNTSLLKFGYHFTQQGPRLRASDAMMNNNDLVRKRRLADLTGPIFPKCRTGV
- the TMOD1 gene encoding tropomodulin-1 isoform X3, giving the protein MSYQQGLEKYRDLDEDQILGALTEEEIKILEGELVDLDPDNALLPAGMRQRDQTKKTPTGPFKRDNLLAHLEKQASETEDREDLVPFTGEKRGKIWVPKQKSIDPVLESVTLEPELEEALANASDAELCDIAAILGMHTLMSNQQYYEALGSTTIVNKEGLDSIIKPTQYKPVPDEPNSTDVEETLERVKNNNPDLEEVNLNNIKDIPISTLKAYAEALKNNSYVKKFSIVGTRSNDPVAYALAGMLKVNGVLKSLNVESNFISGSGILALIEALQDNTTLIELKIDNQSQLLGNKVEMEIASMLEKNTSLLKFGYHFTQQGPRLRASDAMMNNNDLAHIRRFDGPWHNTSAPELED
- the TMOD1 gene encoding tropomodulin-1 isoform X1 yields the protein MSYQQGLEKYRDLDEDQILGALTEEEIKILEGELVDLDPDNALLPAGMRQRDQTKKTPTGPFKRDNLLAHLEKQASETEDREDLVPFTGEKRGKIWVPKQKSIDPVLESVTLEPELEEALANASDAELCDIAAILGMHTLMSNQQYYEALGSTTIVNKEGLDSIIKPTQYKPVPDEPNSTDVEETLERVKNNNPDLEEVNLNNIKDIPISTLKAYAEALKNNSYVKKFSIVGTRSNDPVAYALAGMLKVNGVLKSLNVESNFISGSGILALIEALQDNTTLIELKIDNQSQLLGNKVEMEIASMLEKNTSLLKFGYHFTQQGPRLRASDAMMNNNDLAHIRRFDGPWHNTSAPELEDMQVPWSIKA
- the TMOD1 gene encoding tropomodulin-1 isoform X4 — its product is MSYQQGLEKYRDLDEDQILGALTEEEIKILEGELVDLDPDNALLPAGMRQRDQTKKTPTGPFKRDNLLAHLEKQASETEDREDLVPFTGEKRGKIWVPKQKSIDPVLESVTLEPELEEALANASDAELCDIAAILGMHTLMSNQQYYEALGSTTIVNKEGLDSIIKPTQYKPVPDEPNSTDVEETLERVKNNNPDLEEVNLNNIKDIPISTLKAYAEALKNNSYVKKFSIVGTRSNDPVAYALAGMLKVNGVLKSLNVESNFISGSGILALIEALQDNTTLIELKIDNQVNCINGQYRIWCRMSSTRPDLHTERRMFPALILLPCSEEKRKIQD